The Bicyclus anynana chromosome Z, ilBicAnyn1.1, whole genome shotgun sequence genome window below encodes:
- the LOC112042905 gene encoding uncharacterized protein LOC112042905 produces the protein MVGMHWQRWLHLLVVVHAASAQRAEPTACHEDVCHCDSFTRLICHCNEHVKEMTLRPEGSYRVPETATAIIIENCERVIFLTETARNLLLLRSVQLRNNSNVIISERALTWSPFSIDNEMYPGLRIEISNSTVYEIAPHAIQGRVNDIVIRDSNILSLRPFAFSSLTGVKNIELTNNIFHNVEIQAFKKFTTSNFLLRGGTAKMLPSRFLSDVEVTDFFRIEGVTIDLLSSLTFLVTLPKRVLIENNIIDTLNADSFHITSRGPVTFRNNTVKTVGKGAFLGFTVDREIVASMGRQELLIDNNTMTTVTPTSLSYNHSTLTLRIDGLNLNLTCTCELAEAWREMLNAQGGIINCWYELEGHYMSIPTFIDSRCGALKQTFWIFVVVGIVLVVVIAGIVIFFIVRRENEKKKKLQIVMPDGKTYRETELHIVVERAELLTTNL, from the exons ATGGTGGGGATGCATTGGCAGCGGTGGCTGCACCTGCTGGTGGTGGTGCACGCTGCGTCAGCACAGCGTGCCGAGCCTACGGCGTGCCATGAGGACGTTTGCCACTGCGACTCCTTCACCAGGCTGATATGCCATTGCAATGAACACGTCAAA GAAATGACTCTGAGACCTGAAGGATCGTATCGAGTACCAGAAACGGCCACAGctattataatagaaaattgCGAACGGGTTATATTTCTAACGGAAACAGCACGAAATCTTCTTCTACTTAGATCAGTGCAGTTGAGGAACAATAGCAACGTGATCATAAGTGAACGAGCCTTGACTTGGTCGCCATTCTCTATTGACAACGAGATGTATCCAGGTCTAAGAATAGAAATCAGCAATAGTACAGTTTATGAAATAGCCCCTCACGCAATACAAGGACGCGTAAACGACATAGTAATAAGGGATAGTAATATACTCAGCCTGAGGCCCTTCGCTTTTTCTAGTCTCACCGGAGTTAAGAATATAGAACttacaaataacatttttcacAATGTTGAAATACAAGCATTCAAGAAGTTCACAACGTCGAATTTCTTGCTGCGAGGCGGTACGGCCAAAATGTTACCAAGTCGATTTTTATCAGATGTAGAAGTAACTGACTTCTTTCGCATAGAAGGTGTGACTATTGATCTATTGTCTAGCTTAACGTTTCTTGTTACTTTACCAAAGAGAGTATTGATagagaataatataatagatacattAAACGCAGACAGTTTTCATATAACTTCAAGGGGTCCTGTCACATTTAGAAACAATACTGTTAAGACAGTAGGTAAAGGTGCATTTCTCGGATTCACAGTGGACAGAGAAATAGTAGCATCGATGGGGCGCCAGGAGCTCTTAATAGACAACAATACAATGACCACCGTAACGCCTACCTCGCTCTCGTATAATCATTCAACGCTAACACTTCGCATCGATGGTTTAAACTTGAACTTAACTTGCACTTGTGAATTAGCAGAAGCGTGGCGTGAAATGCTGAATGCGCAAGGAGGCATAATCAACTGCTGGTACGAGTTGGAAGGGCACTACATGTCGATCCCTACATTCATAGACAGTCGATGTGGTGCGTTAAAACAAACTTTTTGGATATTTGTGGTTGTGGGTATCGTCCTTGTTGTGGTGATAGCTGggattgtgatattttttattgtaagacGGGAGAATGAAAAGAAGAAAAAGCTTCAAATAGTGATGCCTGATGGGAAGACATACAGAGAGACTGAATTACACATAGTTGTAGAACGAGCCGAGCTTCTCACTACAAATTTATGA